CACTAGAATACAAAACCGCTATTAAATTCAGTCAAATTTGTAAGAAAGCAGCTTTAAGTATCTGTGTTATGCATGAGCTGCTGCCCGGCTGTCCCTTCAGACCTGCAGATGGAGAAGAAACTGACTTGTCGGAGAATGAAAATGACAGATATGGCAATGATCTTGCTCTTAGGAAGTTACATGATGATCTTGGTTACATAGAAAAAATACTGTTTGACCTAGCAAATGAACTGGTTGAAAAACAGAGCTTCAGTTGTTTGGAGAAATGTATTGCATTTGAAAAAGAAGATCACAAGAAAAAGGCTGATTTCATTGCTCTACTTCAAGGACATAAGTGGAAAGCCAAGCATTTTCAGAAAAGCAGCAAAGTACATGGCCTACAAAAAGATTTAAAGAATGTTAAACAAGACACTCAGAAGCTGCTCCAAGCGAAGGATCAAGAGATATCAGATCTGCTAATGGCTATCAGTGATGCAAAACGGTTAAATCCTAAAAGAGAAGCGTATGAGAGAAAAGTGGCCAGAGTTCAAATAGAGAATCTTCAGTTTAGAATAGAACAAGAAGAGCAAAGCATCTGTAAGGAAATTGCCAAAGTAGGGCGTGAAATTCCACAAGAAATACGGGTCCACGATGCCCTAACAGCTTTCTTGAAAGAGAGTTGTGCTAAACTAGAAACCAAAATATTGGAATGGGAAGAGAAATTTAAAGAAGACACTCAGAAAAAGAGGGAAGAGGTGGCTAAATGGCAAGCAGAGGTTCAAAGCAAGCAGAGCACCCTAAATGAAGTGATACAGAAGTACGAGGAGTACTTGGTTGTGGTGCAAGACTACGAAGCCGAGCAGGAGGTAGAGCGTCAGAGAAAAGAACTGGAAGATCTGAAGCAGCGAGCTGCAGCCAGGATACAGGCCTGGTGGAAGGGATATCTGGTCAGGCGAGGAATGTCCTCAGGAGTtaaaaagaaaaataagaaaaataaacaAGTGAaaaagtaaattaaaaaaaaagaggaaacaaaTATAAAAGTATAATGAAAATCAAAATAAACTATGTTAATTGTGATGTGTGTAGAGTATTTAGTAAAACTGGTTTTATGTCCCTGATCAAAGGTGAGCAAAAAGTGGCAATTTGGAATAGCAATAACATAGCTTCCCTTCATGTTGAGTGCCTTGATACAAGTGAAGGGCTactgattcaaggaattgaaacTACCTTCTTGGTTGACCACTTCACTTTACCCATGTGCTGGTTGACTCCTATGGCTTTTGCACTTCCTTGTGattataatggtagtagtagtagtagttgtaaaaTAGCTAGTGTTAGATCATTACACAACTTGCATATCTCTCATAGTCTGTTTTAGAGAAAATTATTGCATTGTGTAGGCTGTAAGGCCACAAATTTTATTACCTTTATAATACTGAATCAGAGACCAAGTAATTAAAAGTAAATATTAACAGAAGCCCTAACTATACCCCAATGGCAGGTAGTCTATACAAGGACTGAAGAGAATGGCTTAACTTCTACCCCCTAACAAACTTTCCTATTACATTTATATGATTAATGTCTTCATTGAAATTGTGTAGAGGAGGTAATTCTAATTTGTCAAGATTCTCTAATGAAATTCCACTGGTAGTGAAATATACTTAAAGTATACAGTATTGCAGTCAAAGCaattgtggtgtttgtgaggaTTTCATCTTATAATTTTTTCAGGCAAATTGTCACGGGAGATGTAATGGGCTTCTTGCACTTTTGTGTTATGTAATCTGCAGCCCACCTTTCTCTCTGATGTTTTCCGCTTTTCTGCAGACTCATTCTGTGAGTCGTTAACTGACATTGATTTACTGCATCATCTGTGAACTCTCATCTATTCAGCTTCTGTTCTTCCTTCAGCACTTGCACATCATTCCCTATCTCTGGTCCTGTGGCTATAAATAGATAATTACAAATAAGTAATTACAGGTATAACACTGATAGGTGAATAAGACATATGCatcccaagtgctgcacatgtttcTTTTTCATCTTTTTGGTAGTTTTGCATACCATTAATATCTTAATGGTGTACAAAACTGACAGTAGCATTCGGCAT
The sequence above is a segment of the Cherax quadricarinatus isolate ZL_2023a unplaced genomic scaffold, ASM3850222v1 Contig2106, whole genome shotgun sequence genome. Coding sequences within it:
- the LOC128698934 gene encoding dynein regulatory complex protein 9, which translates into the protein MTLEYKTAIKFSQICKKAALSICVMHELLPGCPFRPADGEETDLSENENDRYGNDLALRKLHDDLGYIEKILFDLANELVEKQSFSCLEKCIAFEKEDHKKKADFIALLQGHKWKAKHFQKSSKVHGLQKDLKNVKQDTQKLLQAKDQEISDLLMAISDAKRLNPKREAYERKVARVQIENLQFRIEQEEQSICKEIAKVGREIPQEIRVHDALTAFLKESCAKLETKILEWEEKFKEDTQKKREEVAKWQAEVQSKQSTLNEVIQKYEEYLVVVQDYEAEQEVERQRKELEDLKQRAAARIQAWWKGYLVRRGMSSGVKKKNKKNKQVKK